One segment of Acidobacteriota bacterium DNA contains the following:
- the ggt gene encoding gamma-glutamyltransferase, with translation MRRHFLVLTLLLLTSGLALAQDRSYGRSMVVTSGGIAATSQYLASQAGADILRRGGSAIDAAIAANAVLGVTEPMMNGIGGDLFLIYWDAKTGKVYGLNASGWAPRQLSIDFLKKKGLLSMPEEGIHSVTVPGAVDGWSNAHKRFGRLPWKDLFGPAIFYAEHGYAVPEVVHDYWGGALDQLKETPEATRLFLPQGKVPEVGETFRNPDLAKTLTLIANQGRDAFYRGEIAQAILKSSSALGGTMQADDLAEFSSEWVEPISIDYRGWKVYELPPNGQGMAALEMLNIMGTFTPDQAGPQGASELHKKIEAMKLAYTDLYRYNADPKFAKVPVPGLLSKTYTAERAASIRADKATCTTSSGSPARSDTTYLAVVDKDGNIASVIQSLYEAFGSGVAVNGMGFILQNRGGLFTLDANHPNALAPRKRPFHTIIPAFMERGDTHIGFGIMGGANQPLAHAQFVSNVVDYGMNIQAALEAPRFTIAGTAEPIGCRLLIESRVNADVVDELRKKGHNITVRKEYSTTMGRGQVVLHNSTTGKNFGASDPRADGVAEPEPISPH, from the coding sequence GAGCCGACATACTCCGGCGGGGCGGTTCTGCCATTGACGCAGCGATTGCCGCGAATGCAGTCCTCGGCGTGACTGAGCCGATGATGAACGGAATCGGCGGGGACCTCTTCCTCATTTATTGGGACGCCAAGACTGGTAAGGTCTATGGCCTGAACGCCAGCGGGTGGGCTCCACGCCAGCTTTCCATCGACTTCCTGAAGAAGAAGGGCCTGCTTTCCATGCCCGAGGAGGGGATTCACAGCGTGACCGTCCCCGGCGCGGTGGATGGATGGAGCAACGCCCACAAACGCTTCGGGCGTCTCCCGTGGAAAGATCTGTTCGGCCCCGCGATTTTCTATGCTGAACATGGTTATGCGGTTCCGGAGGTAGTTCATGATTACTGGGGAGGCGCGCTTGATCAACTCAAAGAAACTCCGGAAGCGACTCGCCTCTTTTTGCCCCAAGGCAAAGTCCCCGAGGTTGGCGAAACTTTTAGGAATCCCGATCTAGCGAAGACGCTCACACTGATCGCCAACCAGGGCCGCGACGCTTTTTATCGTGGAGAGATCGCCCAAGCCATTCTCAAGAGTTCTTCGGCGCTTGGTGGAACCATGCAGGCCGATGACCTCGCTGAATTTTCTTCGGAGTGGGTGGAACCGATTTCAATCGACTATCGCGGCTGGAAAGTCTACGAACTGCCTCCTAACGGACAAGGGATGGCCGCGCTGGAAATGCTGAACATCATGGGCACGTTCACTCCCGACCAAGCTGGTCCGCAGGGAGCGTCCGAACTCCATAAGAAAATTGAAGCGATGAAGCTCGCCTATACCGATCTTTACCGTTACAACGCCGACCCGAAATTCGCCAAAGTACCCGTTCCGGGGCTGCTCTCGAAAACCTATACCGCAGAACGCGCCGCTTCGATTCGTGCCGACAAGGCGACTTGTACGACTTCCAGCGGGAGCCCGGCACGCAGCGACACCACTTACCTGGCGGTGGTCGACAAGGATGGAAACATCGCTTCCGTTATTCAGAGTCTCTACGAAGCGTTCGGTTCGGGAGTGGCAGTCAACGGAATGGGGTTCATTCTGCAAAATCGTGGCGGATTGTTTACCCTCGATGCGAATCATCCCAATGCGCTCGCGCCCCGTAAGCGGCCATTCCACACGATTATTCCCGCCTTCATGGAACGCGGCGACACGCACATCGGGTTCGGCATCATGGGCGGAGCCAATCAACCGCTGGCGCACGCGCAGTTCGTGTCTAACGTTGTCGACTATGGAATGAATATCCAGGCAGCACTCGAAGCGCCCCGGTTCACAATCGCCGGAACCGCGGAGCCGATCGGCTGCCGTTTGCTGATCGAATCGCGAGTGAATGCTGATGTAGTCGACGAATTGCGCAAGAAGGGCCACAACATTACTGTGCGCAAAGAATATTCGACAACCATGGGACGTGGACAGGTCGTGCTGCACAATTCCACAACCGGCAAGAACTTTGGAGCATCCGATCCACGCGCAGACGGAGTCGCCGAGCCCGAGCCGATCTCGCCGCACTAA
- a CDS encoding beta-ketoacyl-[acyl-carrier-protein] synthase family protein, whose amino-acid sequence MGKQRRVVITGMGVVSPNGIGRPAFTEAVLEGRSGVRRITRFDPSELNVQIAGEVVGFDELAWMDKKERRNVSRVLPLAIAAASEAFASSGLDPAQLSVEELRRFGVIIGSGGGSQEFTEQQYELFFHDKHRQMSVHCVPTTVMGTLASDLSIRFGMRGPSHVVTTGCTSSTDALNYATQHIRLGRADYVLSGGADSPIALGILKGFILMKIMTSSWNHAPEKGSRPFSVDRDGFVVAEGSWMYVLEEYEHAKARGAQMLAEIVGYGSTCEAFHRVRLQECGEEPARAIGLAMQQAGVGPQDINYVNLHGTSTDLNDRIETRALKLALGDERAHQVPMSALKSQIGHPQGACGAAGVAATIIAMQTGQIPPTLNLVTPDPMCDLDYVPQPGRRVAIEHAVCNCIAFGSKNSALVLRRAG is encoded by the coding sequence ATGGGCAAGCAGCGACGAGTCGTGATCACCGGTATGGGCGTCGTTAGCCCCAATGGCATCGGACGACCAGCCTTCACGGAAGCCGTCCTCGAAGGACGGAGCGGCGTTCGCCGCATCACCCGTTTCGATCCCAGCGAACTCAACGTACAGATTGCCGGCGAAGTAGTCGGCTTCGACGAGCTTGCCTGGATGGATAAGAAAGAGCGTCGGAACGTGTCGCGAGTGCTCCCACTCGCGATCGCGGCCGCCAGTGAGGCTTTCGCCAGTTCCGGACTTGACCCTGCTCAACTGTCGGTCGAAGAACTTCGCCGCTTCGGAGTGATTATTGGATCGGGCGGCGGCTCACAGGAATTTACCGAGCAGCAATACGAATTGTTCTTTCACGACAAGCATCGCCAGATGAGCGTCCATTGTGTTCCGACCACCGTGATGGGAACGCTCGCAAGCGATCTCAGCATCCGCTTCGGCATGCGCGGGCCGAGTCACGTCGTCACAACTGGCTGCACGTCTTCCACAGACGCGCTCAACTACGCCACGCAGCACATTCGCCTTGGCCGCGCGGACTACGTCCTGAGCGGCGGCGCCGATTCTCCGATCGCGCTCGGCATTCTCAAGGGATTCATCCTGATGAAGATCATGACGAGTTCGTGGAATCACGCGCCCGAAAAGGGTTCGCGCCCTTTCTCGGTGGACCGCGACGGATTCGTCGTTGCCGAAGGCTCGTGGATGTATGTTCTCGAAGAGTACGAGCACGCGAAAGCTCGCGGCGCACAGATGCTGGCGGAGATCGTGGGCTATGGATCAACCTGCGAAGCATTTCATCGCGTTCGCCTGCAGGAGTGCGGCGAGGAGCCGGCCCGCGCCATCGGACTTGCCATGCAGCAAGCGGGCGTCGGCCCGCAGGACATCAATTATGTGAATCTGCACGGCACTTCGACGGACCTCAACGATCGCATCGAAACCCGAGCGCTGAAACTTGCTCTCGGTGATGAGCGCGCGCACCAGGTTCCGATGTCAGCGCTGAAATCGCAGATCGGACATCCGCAGGGTGCATGCGGCGCCGCTGGGGTTGCCGCCACGATCATCGCGATGCAGACCGGGCAAATTCCGCCAACGCTCAACCTCGTCACACCCGATCCCATGTGCGACTTGGACTATGTGCCCCAACCCGGCCGCCGCGTCGCGATCGAACATGCCGTGTGCAACTGCATCGCATTCGGCAGCAAGAATTCCGCCCTGGTCCTGCGCCGCGCAGGATAG
- a CDS encoding protein kinase, with protein MIGQTISHYRILTKLGGGGMGVVYEAEDLKLGRHVALKFLPPEFSGDPQALERFQREARAASALNHPHICTIYEIDDHDSQPFLCMEYLEGETLKHLINNRPVEIDKALSIAVQIAEGLTAAHAKGIVHRDIKPANIFITTSGQVKILDFGLAKQTEQTGSTGSSPTLSQKQLTSPGTSIGTVAYMSPEQARGKELDARTDLFSFGAVLYEMVTGFVPFRGTGTAEIFDGLLNRDPTPPVRLNPATPNDLERIISKALEKDRDVRYQHASEMRADLKRLMRDTESGRIPSAGPSSAATRSSLMKWGIAALALVVIGGATYFAYTSSRSENSHEAVSEHPHEAPAKAGVRTVAVLPFRSLSGDTADEAWGIGMTDAIITRLATLQNLAVRPTSSVLKYVKTPTDPSQAAEELQVDSVVDGTYQRAGAVIRVSVQLIDKQDKSARWAEHYDLRANDMLKFQDDISKKVVDGLQVQVSGNEQQAMEAPMTSSPQAYNLYLQARFFRNDYFMHTQVESLHKGQQLAKDAIAKDPKFAEAYALLATLYVIESANISENAAENLAASEKAARRGFDLKPNSPDTLTALGGSLTEQGRNLEALKALRQAVAIAPNSETAWDLLGYLYHYTGLLDLAETAYDRSVDLNPTTARIHWMHARMHLYQGRPEESEQELRKLLAANPDQFKALAYFGEFQYYEGKYDEAEKNLNRAVELSRGSGDDSATILAAFLYASRGQREKIDPGVFAHKPDRYVDGDGAYWLGGVYAMLGEKKQALTWLRRAVVLGNHNYPWFQRDKNYNSLRSDPEYQKIMEGVRDHLEQYRKAVAE; from the coding sequence ATGATCGGCCAAACTATCTCTCACTACCGCATCCTGACCAAGCTTGGGGGTGGAGGCATGGGAGTGGTTTACGAAGCAGAAGATCTCAAGCTCGGCCGCCACGTCGCACTCAAGTTTCTTCCACCGGAATTTTCCGGCGATCCGCAGGCCTTGGAGCGTTTTCAGCGGGAAGCCCGCGCAGCATCGGCGCTCAATCATCCTCACATCTGCACGATTTACGAGATCGACGACCATGACAGCCAGCCCTTCCTGTGCATGGAATACCTGGAGGGTGAGACCCTCAAGCATTTAATTAACAATCGCCCGGTAGAGATTGATAAAGCATTATCGATTGCGGTACAGATTGCCGAAGGCTTGACCGCCGCCCATGCTAAGGGCATTGTCCATCGCGACATCAAGCCGGCCAATATTTTCATCACGACATCAGGGCAGGTAAAGATTCTCGACTTCGGATTGGCCAAACAGACCGAGCAGACCGGCAGCACGGGGTCGTCACCGACACTCTCGCAAAAGCAACTCACCAGCCCCGGCACCAGCATCGGAACCGTGGCCTACATGTCGCCTGAACAGGCGCGCGGCAAAGAGCTGGACGCTCGCACGGATCTGTTTTCTTTCGGCGCTGTCCTCTATGAGATGGTCACCGGCTTCGTGCCCTTCCGGGGCACCGGCACCGCTGAGATTTTCGACGGACTATTGAATCGCGATCCCACGCCGCCGGTTCGTCTGAATCCTGCAACGCCGAACGATCTCGAGCGCATCATCTCCAAAGCGTTGGAGAAAGATCGCGACGTCCGTTACCAGCACGCGTCGGAAATGCGGGCGGACCTGAAACGTCTGATGCGCGACACCGAGTCCGGCCGAATCCCTTCCGCCGGTCCATCCTCGGCGGCTACGCGAAGCTCGCTGATGAAATGGGGCATCGCAGCCCTGGCGCTGGTGGTGATCGGTGGCGCCACTTACTTTGCATATACCAGTTCCCGTTCGGAGAACTCGCACGAAGCGGTTTCGGAGCACCCGCATGAGGCTCCTGCCAAAGCGGGAGTTCGTACCGTCGCGGTCCTTCCCTTCCGCTCCCTTTCAGGAGACACGGCTGACGAAGCATGGGGCATCGGCATGACGGACGCCATCATCACGCGTCTGGCGACTCTGCAAAATCTGGCGGTGCGGCCGACCAGTTCGGTCCTGAAATACGTGAAGACTCCAACTGACCCTTCGCAGGCGGCAGAGGAACTTCAGGTCGATTCAGTGGTCGATGGAACGTATCAACGCGCGGGCGCAGTGATTCGCGTCTCCGTGCAACTGATTGACAAGCAGGACAAGTCGGCGCGCTGGGCGGAACACTATGACTTGCGCGCCAACGACATGCTGAAGTTCCAGGACGATATTTCGAAGAAAGTCGTGGACGGCCTGCAAGTACAGGTTTCCGGTAATGAACAGCAAGCGATGGAAGCACCGATGACCTCATCGCCGCAGGCTTACAACCTGTATCTACAGGCCCGCTTCTTCCGCAACGATTACTTCATGCACACACAGGTGGAGAGCCTGCACAAGGGCCAGCAACTCGCCAAGGACGCGATCGCGAAGGACCCGAAGTTTGCGGAAGCATATGCTCTCCTGGCCACACTGTATGTGATCGAAAGCGCAAATATTTCCGAGAACGCTGCCGAGAATCTCGCGGCCAGCGAAAAAGCGGCGCGGCGGGGATTCGATTTGAAACCGAACTCTCCCGACACTCTAACGGCGCTGGGCGGATCTCTAACCGAGCAAGGCCGCAACCTGGAGGCCTTGAAAGCACTGCGACAGGCCGTGGCGATCGCTCCGAATTCTGAGACCGCATGGGATCTTCTGGGCTATCTCTACCACTACACCGGGCTGCTCGACCTGGCGGAAACCGCCTACGATCGCAGCGTAGACCTGAACCCCACCACCGCGCGCATTCACTGGATGCACGCCCGTATGCATCTGTATCAGGGTCGTCCGGAAGAATCCGAACAAGAATTGCGCAAGCTCCTGGCGGCGAATCCCGATCAGTTCAAGGCCCTCGCGTACTTTGGTGAATTTCAATATTACGAAGGCAAGTACGATGAAGCCGAAAAGAACCTTAATCGAGCCGTGGAACTCAGCCGCGGTAGTGGAGACGATTCCGCTACTATCCTGGCCGCTTTCCTGTACGCGTCGCGTGGCCAACGAGAAAAAATCGATCCCGGAGTCTTCGCCCACAAGCCCGATCGATACGTCGATGGAGACGGTGCCTACTGGCTCGGAGGTGTCTACGCAATGCTAGGCGAGAAAAAGCAGGCTCTGACGTGGCTGCGCCGCGCCGTCGTACTCGGGAACCACAATTATCCCTGGTTCCAGCGCGACAAGAACTACAACAGCCTGCGCAGTGATCCCGAATATCAAAAGATCATGGAAGGTGTGCGCGATCATTTGGAACAGTACCGCAAGGCCGTCGCCGAATAA
- a CDS encoding cytochrome c oxidase subunit 3, with protein sequence MARSTPVANRPNGYNGNSLPPHSGGGDSGRNDRGSGDSMPNYGQRLRRARQALAVFMAPISMLFVSFSAVYLARRGYISDMSGEIYRHSWVPVRLPWNILLVNTVILILSTITIELARRAITRESALAPIKTIPGVSLGDERSYPWLGFTTLLGILFLAGQLLAWKHLSAGGFHMLGGTSSSFIYMLTAMHGLHLAVGTIALGFANVATLQGRPVESRRILVDVTAWYWHCMTALWIYIVVLFSFAAR encoded by the coding sequence ATGGCACGATCGACTCCCGTCGCGAATCGCCCCAACGGATACAACGGCAATTCTCTCCCTCCTCACAGCGGCGGCGGCGATAGTGGCCGCAACGATCGCGGCAGCGGCGACAGCATGCCGAATTACGGACAGCGCCTGCGCCGCGCAAGGCAGGCGTTGGCCGTCTTCATGGCGCCGATCTCGATGCTCTTCGTTTCTTTTTCGGCCGTCTATCTCGCCCGCCGCGGCTACATCTCCGACATGTCGGGCGAGATATATCGACATTCATGGGTTCCGGTGCGTCTCCCGTGGAACATCCTGCTTGTGAATACGGTCATTCTGATTCTGAGTACGATCACGATCGAACTCGCACGCCGCGCTATCACGCGCGAATCGGCGCTCGCTCCCATCAAGACGATTCCAGGCGTTTCGCTGGGAGACGAACGCTCGTACCCATGGTTGGGTTTCACCACGCTGCTGGGGATACTCTTTCTTGCAGGTCAGCTGCTTGCGTGGAAACATCTCTCCGCCGGCGGATTCCACATGCTGGGCGGAACCAGCAGTTCCTTCATCTACATGCTCACGGCCATGCATGGACTGCATCTAGCCGTCGGAACAATCGCGCTCGGATTCGCAAACGTCGCCACGCTACAGGGTCGCCCTGTCGAATCGCGTCGCATCCTCGTCGACGTCACCGCCTGGTATTGGCATTGCATGACGGCACTCTGGATTTACATCGTCGTGCTGTTTTCGTTCGCAGCCCGGTGA
- a CDS encoding HAD-IA family hydrolase, with protein MIRFLRTFDPQAIRLLVFDLDGTLIDSRLDLIHSINAMLRHFERPELPGELIASYVGDGAPALVRRALGDLDHEPTFESALNYFLSYYRIHKLDHTTVYAGIPETLNLLASPSNGVRRLMAILSNKPVNPSRDITQALGMGDFFVRIYGGNSFSTKKPDPLGVQTILREMEVDASAAIMIGDSSIDVLTGRNAGLWTCGVRYGFAPHTLEEVPPDVLVDNPRELGNLFSIANDTIHSAT; from the coding sequence ATGATTCGATTCCTGCGTACGTTTGATCCCCAGGCTATTCGTTTGTTGGTGTTTGACCTGGATGGAACCCTGATTGACTCGCGGCTTGATTTGATCCACTCGATCAATGCCATGTTGAGGCACTTCGAACGGCCTGAGTTGCCAGGAGAACTCATCGCATCTTATGTGGGCGACGGTGCCCCGGCGCTGGTACGCCGTGCGCTGGGCGATCTGGACCATGAGCCGACCTTTGAATCGGCTCTCAACTATTTTTTGAGTTATTACCGCATTCACAAACTGGATCACACCACGGTGTACGCCGGAATTCCGGAAACACTGAACTTGCTTGCCTCTCCTTCGAATGGCGTTCGGCGCCTGATGGCCATACTCTCCAACAAGCCTGTCAACCCGTCGCGCGACATCACGCAGGCGTTGGGAATGGGCGATTTCTTCGTGCGCATTTATGGCGGCAATAGTTTTTCCACCAAGAAACCGGATCCCCTCGGCGTGCAGACCATTTTGCGGGAGATGGAAGTGGATGCGTCTGCGGCAATCATGATTGGCGATTCGTCGATTGATGTCCTGACTGGGCGCAACGCAGGCTTGTGGACGTGCGGCGTGAGGTACGGCTTTGCTCCGCATACGCTGGAGGAAGTGCCCCCGGATGTTCTGGTGGACAATCCTCGCGAATTAGGGAACCTGTTTTCGATTGCGAATGATACGATCCATTCCGCGACATGA
- a CDS encoding dehydrogenase E1 component subunit alpha/beta, translating into MATTKVDPKLNDSDVKKKSKTYQGITGRQLIDWYRVMYTSRRVDDREILLKRQQKVFFQISGAGHEAIGVAAALALKSNYDWFFPYYRDRALCLALGATPYEMLLGAVGAADDPSSGGRQMPSHWAFKRLNVVTQSSATGTQILHAVGCSEAGRYFSRRPNAARKADGDYRQFKDIQFQGDEITYVSLGDGTTSEGEFWEALNTASNRRLPVLFCVEDNGYAISVPVEVQTSGGNISRLVSNFPNFHFEEIDGTDPIVAYAALKRAADYCRAGHGPAFVHAHVIRPYSHSLSDDERLYRPDSERQRDAARDPISCLQMFLLREGILDEKSINKIEKEVDEEVQAAADQALAAAIPQPDSIYNFVYSPDLDPTSAAFSTQPGFASSEAGSDGKKSAASQPKTMADLINATLRDEMRRDERVLIFGEDVADASREEYLKQKLIKGKGGVFKLTSGLQIEFGADRVFNSPLAEANIVGRATGMAVRGLKPVVEIQFFDYIWPAMMQLRDELPIVRWRSNNAFSAPAVIRVAIGGYLTGGAIYHSQCGESIFTHTPGMRVVFPSNALDAAGLLRTAIRCDDPVLFLEHKRLYRETYGRAPYPGPDYMVPFGKAKTVQAGTDLTVITYGAVVPRALQAAQKLEREHQISVELIDLRTLSPFDWDAIAASVKKTNRALIAYEDSLSWGYGAEIAARIADQLFHHLDAPVKRIAATDTFVAYQPILEDAILPQVSDLFRAMKELAEF; encoded by the coding sequence ATGGCTACGACAAAAGTCGATCCCAAGCTCAACGACAGCGATGTCAAGAAGAAATCCAAAACCTACCAGGGCATTACCGGCCGTCAACTGATCGACTGGTACCGCGTGATGTACACGTCGCGCCGCGTGGACGACCGCGAGATCCTCCTGAAGCGCCAGCAAAAAGTTTTCTTTCAGATTTCAGGCGCTGGCCACGAGGCAATCGGAGTCGCGGCCGCGCTCGCCCTCAAGAGCAACTACGACTGGTTCTTCCCTTATTACCGCGATCGAGCTCTCTGCCTGGCGTTGGGTGCGACTCCTTACGAAATGCTGTTGGGAGCAGTGGGCGCCGCCGACGATCCCAGTTCTGGTGGACGTCAGATGCCGTCCCACTGGGCTTTCAAGCGACTGAATGTGGTGACACAATCCTCGGCAACCGGAACCCAGATTCTGCATGCCGTGGGATGCTCAGAAGCGGGGCGCTACTTTAGCCGGCGCCCGAATGCTGCGCGCAAAGCGGATGGAGACTACCGGCAGTTTAAAGACATCCAGTTTCAGGGCGATGAGATCACCTACGTTTCGCTGGGCGATGGCACGACCAGTGAAGGCGAGTTCTGGGAAGCGCTGAACACGGCGTCCAACCGCCGCCTGCCGGTTTTGTTCTGCGTCGAAGACAACGGATATGCGATTTCAGTCCCCGTCGAAGTGCAGACTTCGGGTGGAAATATTTCGCGTCTGGTTTCCAACTTTCCAAATTTTCATTTTGAAGAGATTGACGGCACCGACCCGATCGTCGCCTATGCGGCCTTAAAACGCGCTGCCGACTATTGCCGTGCCGGACACGGTCCTGCATTCGTGCACGCACATGTGATTCGTCCTTATTCCCACTCACTGTCGGACGACGAGCGGCTCTACCGTCCAGACAGCGAGCGCCAGCGGGATGCGGCTCGCGATCCGATTTCTTGCCTGCAAATGTTCCTGCTGCGGGAAGGGATTCTCGACGAAAAGTCGATCAACAAGATTGAAAAGGAAGTAGACGAAGAAGTACAGGCAGCCGCTGACCAGGCACTGGCCGCTGCGATCCCGCAGCCGGATTCAATTTACAACTTCGTTTATTCGCCGGACCTTGATCCCACGTCAGCGGCTTTCTCCACGCAGCCGGGCTTTGCTTCCAGCGAGGCGGGCAGCGACGGCAAGAAGTCCGCAGCCTCCCAACCGAAGACGATGGCCGACCTGATCAACGCCACGTTGCGCGACGAAATGCGGCGCGATGAGCGTGTCCTGATCTTCGGCGAAGATGTGGCTGACGCCAGCCGCGAAGAATATCTCAAACAGAAGTTGATCAAGGGCAAGGGCGGTGTGTTCAAGCTGACCTCCGGCCTGCAGATCGAATTCGGAGCCGACCGCGTATTCAATTCCCCGCTGGCCGAAGCCAACATCGTGGGACGCGCCACGGGAATGGCAGTCCGCGGACTGAAGCCGGTCGTCGAGATTCAATTCTTCGACTACATCTGGCCGGCGATGATGCAGCTGCGCGACGAATTGCCGATCGTCCGCTGGAGATCGAACAATGCATTTTCCGCGCCCGCAGTCATCCGCGTTGCCATTGGCGGATATCTGACGGGCGGAGCAATCTATCACTCCCAGTGCGGCGAGAGCATCTTCACGCACACCCCGGGAATGCGAGTCGTCTTCCCATCCAACGCGCTGGATGCGGCCGGCCTGCTGCGCACCGCGATCCGTTGCGACGATCCGGTCCTGTTTCTCGAGCACAAACGCCTCTATCGCGAAACCTACGGACGCGCGCCCTATCCTGGCCCGGACTACATGGTTCCGTTCGGTAAAGCGAAGACGGTCCAGGCGGGAACGGATTTGACGGTCATCACCTACGGAGCAGTCGTTCCGCGCGCGTTACAAGCGGCGCAGAAGCTGGAACGTGAGCATCAGATCAGCGTAGAACTGATCGACCTGCGCACGCTAAGCCCGTTCGACTGGGACGCAATCGCCGCTTCGGTTAAGAAGACTAATCGCGCACTCATCGCTTACGAGGATTCCCTCAGCTGGGGATACGGCGCGGAAATCGCGGCCCGTATCGCCGACCAGCTCTTCCATCATCTTGACGCGCCCGTAAAACGCATCGCCGCGACCGACACGTTTGTCGCCTATCAGCCGATCCTCGAAGATGCGATCCTGCCGCAGGTAAGCGATTTGTTCCGTGCTATGAAGGAGTTAGCGGAGTTTTGA
- a CDS encoding DoxX family protein yields the protein MRLALGAIMIAHGYKKVFGGFHGHQQFIGALGIPAWLAYLSAATEFVGGIVIVLGLCTRFAAFAFLIEMAVAIVKVHWKNGFTAQGGYEFPLALVTIAFALVCFGGGPYGFNFGKGSGGTRAPKKSR from the coding sequence ATGCGTCTTGCGCTGGGCGCGATCATGATCGCGCATGGATACAAGAAAGTCTTTGGTGGATTTCACGGGCACCAGCAGTTCATCGGTGCTCTGGGAATCCCTGCATGGTTGGCCTATCTCTCAGCGGCGACCGAATTTGTGGGTGGCATTGTGATTGTCCTCGGTCTGTGCACGCGCTTCGCCGCGTTCGCGTTTCTGATCGAAATGGCGGTCGCCATCGTGAAGGTTCATTGGAAAAATGGATTCACTGCGCAAGGCGGATACGAATTTCCGCTGGCGTTGGTGACGATTGCTTTCGCGCTGGTCTGCTTCGGCGGCGGTCCCTACGGCTTCAATTTTGGTAAGGGCTCAGGCGGGACTCGTGCGCCGAAGAAATCAAGATAG
- a CDS encoding prepilin-type N-terminal cleavage/methylation domain-containing protein, with translation MGPFIQPGRTNVEIRLLPKQGERGVTLLEMMVVMTIILILLAIAIPNYSASINRAREDNLRQNLRTLNDSIVQYTLDKHKAPTSLQDLKQAGYIRTIPDDITGREDTWVPDEDDSIMSLEQTDPGIFGVHSGSSRVASDGTVYSEW, from the coding sequence ATGGGACCGTTTATTCAACCTGGACGCACTAACGTGGAAATACGATTACTGCCGAAGCAAGGGGAGCGCGGCGTTACGCTGCTGGAGATGATGGTGGTGATGACCATCATCCTGATCCTGCTGGCGATTGCGATACCGAATTACAGCGCCAGTATCAATCGCGCGCGCGAAGACAACCTGCGGCAGAACCTGCGGACACTCAACGACTCGATTGTCCAGTACACGCTGGACAAGCACAAGGCGCCCACTTCACTGCAAGACCTCAAGCAGGCCGGATATATCCGGACTATTCCCGATGACATCACCGGACGCGAAGACACCTGGGTTCCAGACGAAGACGATTCCATCATGTCGCTGGAGCAAACCGACCCCGGCATCTTTGGCGTCCACAGCGGTTCGAGTCGCGTCGCCAGTGATGGGACCGTGTACTCAGAGTGGTAG
- a CDS encoding type II secretion system protein, whose product MKITPRTHARGFTLIEMVVVIALMLILMSIALPMFSGAIVRAREAKLHSNVATLNKVVETYSLDKKKAPQTLDDVVQAGYLKYIPEDITGRPDTWVTEPEDPQHAWNPDEPGIGSVHSGSNDTATDGTVYSTWTH is encoded by the coding sequence ATGAAGATCACACCCAGAACTCATGCGCGCGGTTTTACGCTGATCGAGATGGTGGTGGTCATCGCCCTGATGCTCATCCTGATGTCGATTGCGTTGCCGATGTTTAGCGGAGCGATAGTGCGTGCAAGAGAAGCCAAACTGCACTCGAATGTGGCGACGCTCAACAAGGTGGTCGAAACGTATTCGCTCGACAAGAAGAAAGCCCCGCAGACTCTCGATGACGTGGTTCAGGCCGGGTATCTGAAGTACATTCCCGAGGACATCACAGGACGCCCCGACACCTGGGTGACGGAGCCGGAAGATCCGCAGCACGCCTGGAATCCGGACGAACCCGGCATTGGGTCCGTGCATAGCGGTTCGAATGACACCGCGACGGATGGGACCGTTTATTCAACCTGGACGCACTAA
- a CDS encoding type II secretion system protein, giving the protein MTSFPHRHKSVVRDARLQRGFTLIELIVATAILLILTGMAVPLFRASVQRERERELHADLWMLRDAIDRYYDAAARGAFQTKVGSDQYPPDLETLVTGVDVGGKKLKFLRKIPIDPMTGKPEWGMRSTQDDPTSDSWGGQNVFDVYSKSQGTALDDTKYKDW; this is encoded by the coding sequence ATGACTTCATTCCCTCATCGGCATAAATCGGTTGTTCGCGATGCCCGTCTGCAGCGTGGCTTCACGCTGATCGAGTTGATCGTTGCAACTGCGATTCTGCTGATCCTGACGGGCATGGCGGTTCCATTGTTTCGGGCCTCGGTTCAGCGGGAGCGCGAACGCGAGTTGCACGCGGACTTGTGGATGTTGCGGGACGCGATTGACCGTTACTACGACGCCGCTGCCCGGGGCGCATTTCAAACCAAAGTCGGAAGCGACCAGTATCCGCCGGACCTTGAAACCCTGGTCACGGGAGTCGATGTCGGCGGCAAGAAGCTAAAGTTCTTGCGCAAGATCCCGATTGATCCCATGACTGGCAAGCCGGAATGGGGCATGCGTTCTACGCAAGACGATCCGACCTCCGATTCATGGGGAGGTCAGAATGTGTTTGACGTCTACAGCAAGTCACAGGGCACGGCATTGGATGACACGAAATATAAGGACTGGTAG